In Calditerricola satsumensis, a single genomic region encodes these proteins:
- a CDS encoding thermonuclease family protein, with amino-acid sequence MVFGVVVRGLALILLAVWLGGCAADEASTAVVERVIDGDTLVLESGETVRLIGVDAPEIAKDGRPGQPYSQRAKAFVRRLAEGKTVRLERDAQERDRYGRLLAYVYLPDGSMLNERLLAEGYALQMTIPPNVRYAERLLAAERRARDEKRGLWQTREIDRPYVDRHGRGLIKGNVNARGEKVYHLPGSRYYGEVRAEAWFRTEREALDAGFRPARTEER; translated from the coding sequence ATGGTTTTCGGGGTCGTTGTGCGCGGATTGGCGTTGATCCTGTTGGCCGTGTGGCTGGGCGGCTGCGCGGCGGATGAGGCGTCGACGGCGGTGGTGGAACGCGTCATCGACGGCGACACGCTCGTGCTCGAAAGTGGGGAGACGGTTCGGCTGATCGGCGTGGACGCGCCGGAGATCGCCAAGGACGGACGGCCGGGACAGCCCTATAGCCAGCGGGCCAAGGCGTTTGTGCGCCGTCTCGCGGAGGGAAAGACGGTCCGCCTCGAGCGCGACGCCCAAGAGCGCGATCGGTACGGCCGGCTCCTCGCCTACGTCTATCTGCCCGACGGCTCGATGCTCAACGAGCGCCTTCTGGCCGAGGGGTACGCCCTGCAAATGACGATCCCGCCCAATGTGCGCTATGCGGAGCGCTTGCTGGCCGCCGAGCGGCGCGCGCGGGACGAAAAACGCGGCCTGTGGCAGACGCGCGAGATCGACAGGCCCTACGTGGACCGTCACGGTCGCGGGTTGATCAAAGGCAACGTCAACGCCAGAGGGGAGAAGGTGTACCATCTGCCTGGAAGCCGGTACTATGGCGAGGTGCGGGCGGAAGCGTGGTTCCGCACGGAGCGGGAGGCCTTGGATGCCGGTTTTCGTCCGGCGCGGACGGAGGAACGGTAA
- a CDS encoding YlbF family regulator translates to MPSLDMAHVIREATELGELILASREAKEYVRWKAALARDARAQELIRRFQEKKREYEDVMRYGRYHPDYGRVVEETRALKRELDKLETVSRFREAEARLDELFYAVSKTLAHAVSPSIKVPGNNPFAGWGCGSCGCASGCASGGCCAT, encoded by the coding sequence ATGCCCTCCTTGGATATGGCGCATGTGATTCGGGAAGCGACCGAACTGGGCGAATTGATTCTCGCCTCCCGGGAAGCGAAGGAGTATGTGCGCTGGAAAGCGGCGCTGGCGCGCGATGCGCGGGCGCAGGAGCTTATCCGGCGCTTTCAGGAGAAAAAGCGGGAGTACGAAGACGTGATGCGCTACGGTCGTTACCACCCGGACTATGGGCGGGTGGTCGAGGAAACGCGTGCGCTGAAGCGCGAACTGGACAAGCTGGAGACGGTCTCCCGTTTTCGGGAGGCGGAAGCGCGCCTCGATGAGCTGTTCTACGCGGTGAGCAAGACCCTTGCCCATGCCGTGTCGCCCAGCATCAAGGTTCCCGGAAACAACCCCTTTGCCGGTTGGGGTTGCGGGTCTTGCGGTTGCGCCAGCGGATGCGCCTCCGGCGGGTGTTGCGCGACGTAG
- a CDS encoding YlbG family protein, with protein MFPKRVGLAVWVHHTRFAPRLRKFGNIHYVSQRMKYVVLYVDGERVDEIVRQIERLRFVRKVERSHRHELPVEFPTKRTPLEAFSDIRGAER; from the coding sequence ATGTTTCCAAAACGTGTCGGTCTGGCGGTGTGGGTGCACCACACGCGGTTCGCGCCTCGATTGCGGAAATTTGGCAACATCCATTATGTTTCGCAGCGGATGAAATATGTCGTGCTGTACGTGGATGGGGAACGCGTCGACGAGATCGTGCGGCAGATCGAGCGCCTTCGCTTCGTGCGCAAGGTGGAGCGTTCCCATCGCCACGAGCTTCCGGTTGAATTTCCGACCAAGCGCACGCCGCTGGAGGCGTTCTCGGACATCCGCGGTGCCGAAAGGTAA
- a CDS encoding MerR family transcriptional regulator has protein sequence MRKVITVREAARQLNVPVETVHSWIEQGLLLTDKNDHIPWDAFVECLERPEFQDAMRILNLQLLHAEDATE, from the coding sequence ATGCGAAAGGTGATCACGGTCCGGGAAGCCGCGCGACAGCTCAACGTTCCCGTCGAGACGGTACACAGTTGGATTGAACAAGGGCTCCTCTTGACCGACAAAAACGATCACATTCCGTGGGACGCGTTCGTGGAATGCCTGGAACGGCCCGAATTTCAAGACGCCATGCGCATTCTCAACCTCCAACTGCTGCATGCCGAAGACGCGACGGAGTAA